A window of the Planctomycetaceae bacterium genome harbors these coding sequences:
- the asnS gene encoding asparagine--tRNA ligase, translated as MPVVRIASLLAEGQPEATVVAKGWVRTRRDSKNGFSFIELNDGSCMKNLQIVVDSAVPGYQAIIKDITTGASISVEGTLKESPGKGQRIELHATSLDLLGIADPASFPLQKKGHSMEFLREIAHLRPRTNTFGAVARVRNRISRSIHDFFQSRGFLYINTPIITASDCEGAGEMFQVTTLDLVKLAQLKTEIDWKQDFFGKPASLTVSGQLEAEIYATSVGDCYTFGPTFRAENSNTTRHLAEFWMVEPEMPFYELPDNMDLAESFIKTMINDVLNDCGDDMQFFNDRINNTVLSTLENIRSNQFVRLPYTEAIELLKTSGRQFDYAVEWGCDLQTEHERFLTEEHFRQPVILFDYPRTLKPFYMRCNEDGKTVRAMDVLVPGVGEIIGGSQREERLDVLLARIEECGMNPADYWWYIELRKFGSVPHSGFGLGLERAVLMITGMTNIRDVIPFPRTPGHADF; from the coding sequence ATGCCCGTTGTTCGTATCGCATCGTTACTTGCTGAGGGTCAGCCGGAAGCAACAGTTGTTGCCAAGGGCTGGGTACGAACACGCCGTGATTCGAAGAACGGATTCTCGTTTATCGAACTCAACGACGGCAGTTGTATGAAGAACCTGCAGATTGTCGTTGATTCTGCGGTTCCGGGGTATCAGGCGATCATCAAAGATATCACGACCGGTGCCAGTATTTCTGTCGAGGGGACTCTGAAGGAATCGCCGGGTAAGGGGCAACGGATTGAACTGCATGCGACTTCACTGGATCTGCTGGGCATTGCCGATCCAGCCTCATTTCCGCTGCAGAAGAAGGGACACAGTATGGAGTTCCTTCGAGAGATCGCTCACCTTCGACCACGCACCAATACTTTTGGAGCCGTTGCACGCGTGCGTAATCGCATCAGTCGCTCGATTCATGACTTTTTTCAGTCGCGCGGTTTCCTTTACATCAATACTCCAATCATTACGGCCAGTGACTGCGAAGGCGCAGGGGAGATGTTTCAGGTTACAACGCTCGACCTGGTAAAGCTCGCACAGTTGAAGACGGAGATTGACTGGAAGCAGGACTTCTTCGGCAAACCCGCTTCGCTAACGGTAAGCGGTCAGCTGGAAGCGGAGATTTACGCGACATCGGTGGGTGACTGTTATACCTTCGGTCCCACGTTTCGGGCTGAAAACAGCAACACGACGCGACATCTGGCCGAATTCTGGATGGTGGAGCCGGAGATGCCGTTCTACGAATTGCCCGACAATATGGATCTGGCAGAGTCCTTCATCAAAACCATGATCAATGATGTTCTGAACGACTGCGGCGACGACATGCAGTTCTTCAACGATCGAATCAACAATACTGTCCTTTCCACACTCGAAAACATTCGCAGCAACCAGTTCGTTCGACTGCCCTACACAGAGGCTATCGAGCTGTTGAAGACATCGGGTCGTCAGTTCGATTACGCTGTGGAATGGGGCTGTGACCTTCAGACGGAACACGAACGATTTCTGACGGAAGAACACTTCAGGCAGCCTGTGATCCTTTTTGATTATCCCAGGACACTCAAGCCATTTTACATGCGTTGCAACGAGGATGGCAAAACGGTTCGTGCCATGGACGTTCTTGTGCCGGGAGTCGGCGAAATCATTGGTGGCAGCCAGCGTGAAGAGCGACTGGATGTACTGCTCGCGAGAATCGAAGAATGTGGCATGAATCCAGCCGATTACTGGTGGTACATCGAATTGCGAAAGTTCGGTAGCGTGCCCCATTCAGGATTTGGTCTTGGGCTCGAACGCGCGGTCCTGATGATCACCGGCATGACCAACATACGCGACGTGATTCCGTTTCCACGGACACCTGGCCACGCAGATTTCTGA
- a CDS encoding sulfatase-like hydrolase/transferase, whose protein sequence is MLRSGTIPLQISTTALLLQFLLPVAAVATTPSSDVSPITRPNIVMIMVDELGYYEPGFNGGRNIRTPHLDRMAAEGMIFRNMLAGSSVCAPTRCCFLTGKHSGHTSVRVNGGGTPLRADEVTVASMLKPLGYATGGFGKWGNGGRDSSGVPEKHGFDVFFGYYDQVHAHSYYPPYLIRNSEEVPLEGNNGGSAGKTYSHYLIHEAAMDFIRQHHDQPFFAYLPYTPPHGIFSIPDEDPAWPLYKDEPWPEDARRYAAMVSMVDRQVGEVLGLLRELGLEENTLVIFSGDNGGADYFSSKEYPRGVHSANKNPETGVEYRGKKGTLYEGGLRIPFIARWPGRIKAGTVSDFLGYFPDLMPTFADLARTSPPADTDGVSIVPTLFGEQSDKAQKQHEYLYWEMGNAAAIRQGDWRAVRSGKQWELFDLSSDPSESINQAESNPKVLEKLKQLAAAAHEDAVEGTFERTDRHQRDRRAKVGTHDDPSAPDPLAPARRRAKRAAWAPSDGMIPNRNFSIVRVSSENAGNGKFATNIIDGDANSHWHSRFAPQKDEFPHEIIVDLGAEHSVRGFVCLSRQDGSWNGAIRDIEISVSQVPDKFDLISAGTTLEKSRELQTIPCRGTKGRYIRIKVLSGYSESGLASLAEFGVIGE, encoded by the coding sequence ATGTTGCGATCTGGAACGATTCCCTTGCAAATCTCCACGACAGCGCTCCTGCTGCAGTTTCTTTTGCCCGTTGCTGCCGTTGCAACGACACCCTCCAGTGATGTCAGTCCCATCACTCGACCAAACATTGTCATGATCATGGTGGACGAACTGGGGTACTACGAACCCGGTTTCAATGGTGGCCGCAATATCAGGACGCCGCATCTGGATCGGATGGCTGCAGAAGGAATGATATTCCGCAATATGCTGGCGGGATCATCGGTTTGCGCACCAACTCGTTGCTGTTTCCTGACCGGAAAACACAGTGGTCATACTTCGGTGCGAGTCAACGGTGGGGGGACGCCACTGCGAGCAGACGAAGTAACGGTTGCATCCATGCTGAAACCGCTTGGCTATGCGACCGGCGGATTTGGCAAATGGGGAAACGGTGGCCGCGATTCATCCGGAGTGCCTGAGAAACATGGCTTTGATGTTTTCTTTGGGTATTACGATCAGGTTCATGCGCACAGCTATTATCCGCCGTATCTGATTCGCAACAGCGAAGAAGTCCCCCTCGAAGGTAACAATGGCGGGTCTGCCGGAAAGACGTATTCGCATTATCTGATCCACGAAGCAGCGATGGACTTTATCCGTCAGCACCACGATCAGCCTTTCTTTGCCTATCTGCCTTACACGCCACCGCATGGCATTTTCAGTATCCCCGACGAAGACCCTGCGTGGCCGCTCTACAAGGATGAGCCATGGCCCGAAGATGCTCGCCGCTATGCCGCCATGGTCAGTATGGTCGATCGTCAGGTGGGTGAAGTCCTTGGGCTGCTCAGGGAACTGGGGCTTGAGGAGAATACTCTGGTTATCTTCAGCGGTGATAACGGGGGAGCTGATTATTTTTCGTCGAAGGAGTATCCGAGGGGCGTGCACTCGGCAAATAAGAACCCTGAGACCGGTGTTGAATATCGGGGAAAGAAGGGCACGCTCTACGAAGGCGGACTACGGATCCCGTTCATTGCCCGATGGCCTGGCCGAATCAAAGCCGGCACGGTATCGGATTTTCTGGGATACTTTCCGGACTTGATGCCTACATTCGCAGACTTGGCCAGGACCAGTCCCCCGGCAGATACCGATGGTGTTTCCATCGTGCCAACGCTGTTCGGTGAACAGTCGGACAAGGCTCAGAAACAACACGAGTATCTGTACTGGGAAATGGGAAATGCCGCTGCAATTCGACAGGGCGACTGGCGCGCGGTCAGAAGTGGCAAACAATGGGAACTGTTCGATCTGAGCAGTGATCCTTCTGAATCGATCAACCAAGCCGAATCGAATCCGAAAGTCCTCGAAAAACTGAAGCAGCTTGCCGCGGCCGCCCATGAAGACGCCGTTGAGGGGACGTTTGAGCGGACCGATCGCCACCAGCGAGATCGTCGGGCCAAAGTTGGGACGCATGATGATCCGTCAGCCCCGGATCCATTGGCTCCAGCACGACGACGAGCAAAGCGGGCTGCATGGGCGCCCTCTGACGGGATGATTCCAAACAGAAACTTCAGCATTGTCCGGGTGAGCAGCGAGAATGCAGGCAATGGAAAATTCGCAACGAACATCATTGATGGGGATGCAAATTCTCACTGGCACAGCCGGTTTGCTCCTCAAAAGGACGAGTTTCCTCATGAAATTATCGTTGATTTGGGGGCCGAGCATTCCGTCCGGGGCTTTGTCTGTCTGTCTCGACAGGACGGAAGCTGGAATGGAGCCATTCGGGATATTGAGATCTCGGTGAGCCAGGTGCCGGACAAGTTCGATTTGATTTCTGCAGGGACAACTCTTGAAAAATCACGAGAGCTTCAAACGATTCCATGCCGTGGGACAAAAGGTCGATATATTCGAATCAAGGTCCTGTCCGGCTACAGCGAATCCGGACTGGCCTCTTTGGCAGAGTTTGGTGTCATCGGAGAATAG
- the ribA gene encoding GTP cyclohydrolase II, whose product MPLQPIETAIAALQRGEMIIVVDDEDRENEGDFICAAECITPAQVDFMLRVGRGTLCVPLTGEEATRLKLRPVVDESFNTAPNKTAFLRAVDHVTAGTGVSAENRARTIRALADASANAEDFLQPGHVNPLLAMDGGVLRRAGHTEATIDLLRFAGRTPVGALIEICSQHGHGMADYAELQQIAEEYKIPMISIEELIRYRRTREQLVSRVVAVQIPTAHYGVPTMVGYQVAHEAQEPLAIVWGDLSKVDAPLVRMHSSCFTGDVLDSLRCDCGDQLHLAMQMIHHEGAGVVVYLPQEGRGIGLLAKLKAYRLQDEGLDTVEANHKLGFKADMRDYMVGLQILKDLGLTRVRLLTNNPKKTESFVYAGVDLQVVEQVPIIAPAQQARQQYMATKREKMGHILPDEAVTPPIGCRDGEMHH is encoded by the coding sequence TTGCCACTCCAACCAATCGAAACAGCCATCGCTGCCTTGCAGCGAGGCGAGATGATCATCGTCGTTGATGACGAAGACCGCGAGAACGAAGGTGACTTTATTTGTGCGGCAGAATGCATCACGCCGGCGCAGGTGGACTTCATGCTGCGCGTTGGAAGAGGAACTTTGTGCGTTCCGCTGACGGGTGAAGAAGCAACCCGACTGAAACTGCGTCCCGTTGTAGATGAGTCCTTCAATACCGCCCCTAACAAGACCGCTTTTCTTCGCGCTGTCGACCACGTGACGGCGGGAACTGGGGTCAGTGCTGAAAACCGCGCCCGAACCATTCGAGCGCTGGCGGATGCTTCTGCCAATGCCGAAGACTTTTTGCAGCCCGGCCACGTCAACCCTCTGCTGGCAATGGATGGCGGAGTGCTTCGGCGTGCAGGGCATACAGAGGCCACCATCGATTTACTTCGCTTCGCCGGCAGGACTCCCGTCGGTGCGCTGATCGAGATTTGCAGCCAGCATGGCCATGGTATGGCGGACTATGCCGAACTGCAGCAGATTGCGGAAGAATACAAGATTCCCATGATTTCGATCGAAGAACTCATTCGCTATCGACGCACCCGCGAACAGCTGGTATCACGCGTTGTTGCAGTGCAGATTCCAACAGCTCACTACGGTGTCCCCACGATGGTTGGTTATCAGGTGGCCCACGAAGCACAGGAACCCCTGGCAATCGTCTGGGGCGACCTCAGCAAGGTTGACGCACCACTGGTTCGTATGCATTCGTCCTGCTTCACAGGTGACGTTCTGGATTCGCTGCGCTGTGACTGTGGAGACCAGTTGCATCTTGCCATGCAAATGATTCATCACGAGGGCGCTGGTGTTGTTGTGTACCTGCCGCAGGAAGGTCGAGGGATTGGACTTCTCGCGAAACTGAAGGCCTATCGTCTTCAGGATGAAGGGTTGGACACCGTTGAAGCTAATCACAAGCTGGGTTTCAAGGCCGACATGCGCGACTACATGGTTGGTCTACAGATTCTGAAAGATCTCGGGCTGACTCGGGTTCGTCTCCTTACCAACAATCCCAAGAAGACAGAATCGTTTGTTTATGCGGGAGTCGACCTGCAGGTCGTCGAACAGGTCCCGATCATTGCCCCGGCCCAGCAGGCACGACAACAGTACATGGCCACGAAACGCGAAAAGATGGGGCACATTCTGCCAGATGAGGCCGTGACACCGCCCATCGGATGCCGAGATGGCGAGATGCACCATTGA
- a CDS encoding response regulator transcription factor: protein MFATTIDTETGSSTTASADALVADSSRASCESFAWCLNAYGGLRNVGTACTSGELLSAIRSQRPRVVLIGERLLTAAMRDLFSELAVKLGETRIVCFADGLTDRQLDLVVNNKVSGLVSRQDCMRTVSDHLIQVSAGQNVLSEKLRDRVTLAADGKFKCVSTAQLRKLTDRQWDVLLRIAEGNRVAEVAEALQITQKAVEAHKYRIMRVIGATDRVDLCRWAIREGLIDP from the coding sequence ATGTTCGCGACCACAATTGACACTGAAACGGGATCCAGCACGACCGCCTCGGCAGATGCCCTTGTTGCGGATTCCAGCCGTGCTTCCTGCGAATCCTTTGCCTGGTGTCTGAATGCATATGGCGGGCTCAGAAACGTCGGGACAGCTTGTACCTCAGGTGAATTGCTGTCGGCCATTCGGAGTCAGCGTCCTCGAGTCGTCCTGATTGGCGAACGTCTTCTGACCGCGGCAATGCGGGATTTGTTTTCTGAGCTTGCGGTGAAACTCGGAGAAACGCGGATCGTCTGCTTCGCGGATGGGCTCACGGATCGACAACTCGACCTGGTTGTCAACAACAAAGTCTCCGGTCTGGTCTCACGACAGGACTGCATGAGAACCGTCAGCGACCACCTGATTCAGGTTTCAGCCGGACAGAATGTCCTTTCAGAAAAACTCCGCGACCGGGTGACACTGGCTGCGGACGGAAAATTTAAATGTGTGTCCACCGCCCAACTGCGGAAGTTGACTGATCGGCAGTGGGATGTACTGCTTCGCATCGCCGAAGGAAATCGCGTCGCTGAAGTCGCCGAAGCTCTGCAGATTACTCAGAAGGCTGTCGAAGCGCACAAGTATCGCATCATGCGAGTCATCGGCGCAACGGACCGAGTTGATCTGTGCCGATGGGCGATTCGCGAAGGGCTGATTGACCCTTAG
- a CDS encoding alpha/beta hydrolase, which yields MREHFLEVHGHRIAAIEHRSDSMRTPIILIHGITMSVRMWQPVLNPSLIESRTWISLSLPGHFPSTAPSQFCEPQITPTLFSDIVCKVIQELCGGEPVHLVGWSTGGFTALATAIAHPELVASVVSISGFANGQWGHLLGFMQTLASRTWTRPLFQTIFRLLQMRQRSLQLIIHLFAGEKKLDMQMSTEVADAVFSDFRQHRTTDLAMLFSALRMVSIADQLNSIRVPVRIIGGTNDPVIPFRETRNLADTIPNADLQPLPGIGHLFYAEDNQHVQHLLLDWIRQHSPST from the coding sequence TTGAGAGAACACTTTCTTGAAGTGCACGGTCATCGCATCGCCGCTATTGAACATCGTTCCGATTCCATGCGAACCCCGATCATTCTGATTCACGGGATCACCATGTCTGTCCGGATGTGGCAGCCTGTCCTCAATCCCTCATTGATCGAAAGTCGAACATGGATTTCTCTGAGTTTGCCGGGCCATTTTCCCTCGACCGCACCGTCACAATTCTGTGAGCCGCAGATAACCCCCACTCTTTTTTCAGACATCGTCTGTAAGGTGATACAGGAGCTATGCGGCGGTGAGCCAGTTCATCTTGTCGGATGGTCAACCGGAGGGTTTACAGCGTTGGCGACCGCGATTGCGCATCCGGAGCTGGTTGCGAGCGTCGTCAGCATCAGCGGCTTCGCAAACGGCCAATGGGGACATCTGCTGGGATTCATGCAGACGCTGGCCTCGCGAACATGGACCAGACCACTGTTTCAAACCATCTTCCGGTTGCTTCAAATGCGACAGAGGTCACTGCAGCTGATCATCCACCTGTTTGCCGGCGAAAAAAAACTGGACATGCAGATGTCGACTGAAGTGGCCGACGCTGTCTTCAGCGACTTCCGGCAACACCGCACCACTGATCTGGCGATGTTGTTCTCTGCACTGCGAATGGTGTCTATTGCGGATCAATTGAATTCCATCAGGGTGCCGGTTCGCATTATCGGCGGAACAAATGACCCGGTGATTCCGTTTCGGGAGACCCGGAATCTGGCCGACACGATTCCCAATGCCGACCTGCAACCCCTGCCAGGAATTGGTCATTTGTTCTATGCAGAAGACAACCAGCATGTGCAGCATTTGCTGCTGGACTGGATTCGCCAGCACTCCCCGTCCACCTGA
- a CDS encoding NAD(P)/FAD-dependent oxidoreductase: MSVDEGRNPSVIIIGAGMSGLCLAIQLREAGFTSITLLEKSPEVGGTWLDNSYPNAGCDVPSFLYSFSFAPNHEWSMKYARQPEILDYLKNCADHFDVRRLIRFGTAVKSAKYDEQATSWKVQTESGEELVADILVSAVGQLNRPQIPDIPGIDEFQGQAWHSARWNHQYDLTGKTVAIIGNGASAIQFVPEVAKLAARIHLFQRTPSWIHPLNNYRYPAWAKWCFRNVPYASKLHRLWIFLMCEWRIIAFREGSLANRIYRWWLKRQMKKHIPESLRETLIPDYAPGCKRILLSSNFLQTVTQEKVEIITEPVASLSRDSVCTDSRSVRVDAVIFGTGFDSVGFLQPMQIVGRNSAELHESWAQRPRTLLGVATPGFPNFFLLYGPNTNLGHNSIIFMVEQQVRYIIQCLQRMKQQRCTEVEVTAAAVEDYDKDVQERLATSVWAGDCSNWYKSADGVIVNNWWGSAGAYARQMREPDFSAFHFR; the protein is encoded by the coding sequence GTGTCGGTAGATGAAGGAAGAAATCCTTCCGTCATCATAATCGGTGCGGGAATGAGTGGGTTATGCCTGGCAATTCAACTCAGGGAGGCAGGGTTCACTTCAATTACACTTCTCGAGAAATCGCCCGAAGTTGGCGGAACCTGGCTGGATAACAGCTATCCGAATGCGGGTTGTGACGTGCCATCATTCTTGTACTCATTTTCGTTTGCCCCGAATCATGAATGGAGCATGAAGTATGCTCGGCAGCCGGAGATCCTCGATTATCTGAAGAACTGCGCGGATCACTTTGATGTCCGTCGACTCATTCGATTCGGTACGGCGGTGAAATCGGCGAAGTACGATGAACAAGCCACATCGTGGAAAGTTCAGACCGAATCAGGTGAAGAACTTGTCGCTGATATTCTTGTCAGTGCGGTCGGCCAGCTAAACCGCCCGCAGATTCCGGACATTCCCGGGATTGATGAGTTTCAGGGACAGGCATGGCACAGTGCTCGCTGGAATCATCAGTACGATCTGACAGGTAAGACGGTCGCCATTATCGGAAACGGAGCAAGCGCGATTCAGTTTGTCCCGGAAGTAGCGAAGCTGGCCGCTCGAATCCACCTTTTCCAAAGAACGCCCAGCTGGATTCATCCGCTGAATAACTACCGATACCCGGCGTGGGCAAAATGGTGTTTTCGAAACGTTCCGTATGCTTCAAAGCTGCACCGATTGTGGATCTTCCTGATGTGTGAATGGCGCATCATTGCGTTTCGGGAAGGAAGCCTCGCGAATCGAATCTACCGATGGTGGCTGAAACGCCAGATGAAAAAACATATCCCTGAATCACTCCGGGAGACACTGATTCCCGATTATGCACCGGGATGTAAACGCATCTTGCTGTCCAGTAATTTCCTGCAGACAGTTACACAGGAAAAGGTGGAAATCATCACGGAGCCTGTGGCGTCTTTATCGAGAGATTCAGTCTGCACAGACTCACGATCGGTTCGGGTCGATGCCGTAATCTTCGGGACAGGCTTCGATTCAGTTGGTTTTCTGCAGCCCATGCAGATTGTGGGCCGCAACAGCGCGGAGTTACATGAGTCATGGGCCCAACGCCCGAGGACTCTGTTGGGAGTTGCGACACCCGGTTTCCCGAACTTCTTTCTGCTGTACGGACCAAATACAAATCTTGGGCACAACTCCATCATTTTTATGGTGGAACAGCAGGTTCGATACATCATCCAATGCCTGCAGCGCATGAAGCAACAGAGGTGCACCGAGGTTGAAGTGACGGCCGCTGCCGTTGAAGACTATGACAAAGATGTTCAGGAACGGCTCGCTACGTCGGTCTGGGCGGGTGACTGTTCCAATTGGTACAAATCAGCGGACGGTGTCATCGTCAACAATTGGTGGGGTTCAGCCGGTGCCTACGCACGGCAGATGCGTGAACCGGATTTTTCTGCCTTTCATTTCCGATGA
- a CDS encoding globin, producing MSPPSPRVVFHASLDRCAANDGFIDRFYQLFMDSSATIRFRFRNTDFEHQKKMLLRSLQLSAAATDGEPDGLRELNERAASHDRVHLNIGPELYDLWLDAILQAASEFDPDWNDDIRAAWQRILGFVIRHMTSRY from the coding sequence ATGAGTCCTCCATCGCCCAGAGTTGTGTTTCATGCAAGTCTCGACCGCTGTGCTGCAAATGACGGGTTCATTGATCGTTTCTACCAACTGTTCATGGATTCGTCAGCGACGATTCGATTCCGTTTTCGGAACACGGATTTCGAACACCAGAAGAAAATGTTGCTGCGCTCTCTTCAGTTATCCGCGGCGGCGACGGATGGGGAACCGGACGGGCTTCGGGAGCTGAACGAACGTGCTGCAAGTCACGACCGAGTCCATCTGAATATCGGCCCGGAACTTTACGATCTCTGGCTGGATGCCATTCTGCAGGCAGCGTCTGAATTCGATCCGGATTGGAATGACGACATTAGAGCGGCCTGGCAAAGAATTCTGGGATTTGTCATCAGGCATATGACGAGCCGCTATTAG